In the uncultured Flavobacterium sp. genome, ATTCTTTTGGAACCAATTCATACAATTGATTGATATTGACAAAAATGCACAACATTACAAAACCACCAACTATTTGAAGATTTATTGAGGTCTTTTTGTACAATAAATTCAATTCATCATGTTTGTTTTCGTGCATTAATTTAGCCGTAATTGGATACACAATTTGATGCATCGCGCGACTTGGAACTGAAATGACTAAAGCAATATAAGTGGCAACCGAATAGTAAGCAATATTCTCGATTTTCATGTACTGATTCAACATCAGTTTATCTCCATCTAAAAGTAAATTGGCAACACTTCCTGACAGAATAATAAAGAAAGTATATTCCATTACATCTTTTACGTTCTGAGGAATATTAATTTGAAATTTAGGTTTCTTGATATAAAAAGCATAAAACATAGTCACTATAAAGGCTACGAAATAAATTCCTGCCGTTACATAAACGAATTGTATTAGCGTCATCCATTTAAAATACAAACCAACTAATGCAAAGGTTGAAAACAATCTAAGTCCCACTTCTTTAATAAAATTCCCAAAAACGGAATGCATATGAACTCTTGCCCAAGCATAAAATATCTCAAAGTATGCCATACAGATCCCTATAAATGGAATCAGAAGCATAAACTCTTTTACAACAGGATTTTTCTTTGTTACAAAAGCTGTAATATCATCAAAAAAGAAGATTCCGATAATCCCTAATGGAACACACATCAAAATAGGAAATAATGCAGTAAACGATAAAAACTGTTCTCTCTCCTCTTCCGTTTTATATTGCGAATAAAACTTTACTAATGTGTTTTGCATCCCGATGGCAAACAAAGGCATGATTACATTTGCAGCAGAC is a window encoding:
- a CDS encoding oligosaccharide flippase family protein, producing MGIVLNQSFKNTIITYIGFAIGAINTLYLYPIYLGATYYALTNYILSAANVIMPLFAIGMQNTLVKFYSQYKTEEEREQFLSFTALFPILMCVPLGIIGIFFFDDITAFVTKKNPVVKEFMLLIPFIGICMAYFEIFYAWARVHMHSVFGNFIKEVGLRLFSTFALVGLYFKWMTLIQFVYVTAGIYFVAFIVTMFYAFYIKKPKFQINIPQNVKDVMEYTFFIILSGSVANLLLDGDKLMLNQYMKIENIAYYSVATYIALVISVPSRAMHQIVYPITAKLMHENKHDELNLLYKKTSINLQIVGGFVMLCIFVNINQLYELVPKEYSGGILVVFMIGLSKYFDLILGNNNAIIFNTKYYRMVLYLGLLLVFLTVILNMIFIPIFGIKGSAFATLLSITLYSLAKLLFVVKKLHLYPFTKETIYSILLTFALFLAFYFWEFPFYQLISIALKSVLVTILYLYLNYKFNISPDINKVIDTILKKIGVKI